From Bacillus sp. Bos-x628, the proteins below share one genomic window:
- a CDS encoding phage holin family protein yields the protein MNKDSDIFSLFTVSLSAMGFLFGGAGYLLMMLVTLMGIELICSSLREFVIGQLTMKRLFTRLVRKIVTLSLISMAHFFDVMLQTSGTIKDLAIIFYITYESYQIVSTACALGIPIPQLFIDVLEMIKNKLRKKP from the coding sequence GTGAACAAGGATTCGGACATCTTTTCGTTGTTTACAGTCAGTTTGTCAGCAATGGGCTTTCTGTTTGGTGGAGCAGGATATTTACTTATGATGCTAGTGACACTTATGGGTATTGAATTAATTTGTTCAAGCCTAAGAGAGTTTGTGATAGGGCAGCTGACAATGAAACGGCTTTTCACTCGGCTTGTTCGAAAGATCGTGACGCTCTCTTTAATTTCAATGGCACATTTCTTTGATGTCATGTTACAGACAAGCGGAACAATCAAAGATTTAGCGATTATTTTTTATATCACTTATGAATCTTATCAAATTGTATCGACAGCATGTGCGCTAGGAATTCCAATTCCACAGTTATTTATTGATGTTTTAGAAATGATTAAAAATAAATTGCGCAAAAAGCCGTAA
- a CDS encoding hydrolase — protein MARHTYYVSVQDGSISQHRDAAAWQFQIQADDDQILQLREYFEEQYMSDWKGFFRAHVPFLEYHYDSPNDEMDRKRKEIYSMIYELGNEETKNFIETNGLMN, from the coding sequence ATGGCTAGACATACGTACTATGTATCCGTTCAAGACGGGTCCATATCACAGCACAGAGATGCGGCTGCTTGGCAGTTTCAAATACAAGCAGATGATGATCAAATTTTGCAGTTGAGAGAATATTTTGAAGAACAATATATGTCAGATTGGAAAGGGTTCTTTCGGGCGCATGTTCCGTTTCTTGAGTATCATTATGACAGTCCAAATGATGAGATGGACAGAAAAAGAAAAGAGATCTATTCAATGATCTATGAGCTTGGCAATGAAGAGACAAAGAATTTTATTGAAACAAATGGTTTAATGAATTGA
- a CDS encoding AIM24 family protein: MGFHFNTIEELTLQAEGSGIFFAKKGAMIAEQGTFQYRKRLLGTNKGNMVSQVFNHISRKLTGENLEMMEVSGQGTCFLADSSQHVTVINLEPSGPWQYVCVESEDLLAFTEQCHYGVTPVGVGILSQKGLFTSKLSYQEYGAQVAIKTTGNPLILKAPCRVDPDAIVAWTGKAPKVKLDVNWKTFIGQTSGESYLFEFQEPGQIVMIQPFERKSGVRVGIDNHHYQPQPQSSSHEMTNSIQTQQENRGGISDLIGGFLQQRK, translated from the coding sequence ATGGGATTTCATTTCAATACAATAGAGGAACTGACCTTACAAGCAGAAGGCAGCGGCATCTTTTTTGCCAAAAAAGGGGCTATGATTGCAGAACAAGGAACCTTCCAATATCGCAAACGATTACTGGGAACCAACAAAGGTAATATGGTCAGTCAAGTATTTAACCATATAAGCAGGAAATTAACAGGCGAAAACCTTGAAATGATGGAAGTAAGCGGGCAAGGTACTTGCTTTTTGGCTGATTCAAGTCAGCACGTAACGGTGATCAATCTCGAGCCCAGCGGTCCTTGGCAATATGTCTGTGTGGAAAGTGAGGATTTGCTTGCATTTACTGAGCAATGCCACTATGGAGTGACGCCAGTAGGGGTCGGTATTTTATCTCAAAAAGGACTGTTCACCTCAAAGCTCTCCTATCAGGAATATGGGGCACAAGTAGCGATTAAAACCACTGGGAATCCGCTTATTTTAAAAGCACCGTGCCGAGTAGACCCTGATGCCATTGTTGCATGGACAGGCAAAGCACCGAAAGTCAAATTAGATGTGAACTGGAAAACCTTCATTGGACAAACTTCTGGCGAGTCGTATTTATTTGAATTTCAAGAACCGGGTCAAATTGTCATGATTCAGCCATTTGAGCGAAAGTCCGGTGTACGGGTTGGAATTGATAATCATCACTACCAACCTCAACCCCAAAGCTCATCACATGAAATGACCAATTCAATTCAGACGCAACAAGAGAATAGGGGCGGCATCTCTGACCTTATCGGCGGCTTCTTACAACAACGTAAATAA
- a CDS encoding TerD family protein, producing MIYDHQQQCLDGAVRHLGDHQIGVSNRDNEMIIMQLSRVSPDIHKMIMTATIHDKDQRAHHFGNVTNAYVRISTQ from the coding sequence ATGATCTATGATCACCAACAACAATGTCTAGACGGTGCTGTTCGACATCTTGGGGATCATCAGATTGGTGTAAGCAATCGAGACAATGAAATGATCATTATGCAATTGAGCAGAGTCTCTCCTGATATTCATAAAATGATTATGACCGCAACCATTCATGATAAAGATCAGCGGGCGCATCACTTTGGAAATGTAACAAATGCATATGTACGCATTTCAACTCAATGA
- the ytkD gene encoding RNA deprotection pyrophosphohydrolase has protein sequence MHVFKDYYHNTVKLSFEERPFSSHPKHVWAICRYQGKWLLTEHEDRGFEFPGGKVEPNEEADEAAIREIHEETGAVVRELTYIGQYQVLGKEKVIVKNIYFADIERLEKQDTYYETKGPVLFTDLPRSIAKNKNFSFIMKDDVLKKSLEYLKHNGFIP, from the coding sequence ATGCATGTATTTAAAGACTATTACCATAATACGGTCAAGCTCTCTTTTGAAGAGAGGCCTTTTTCAAGTCATCCTAAGCATGTATGGGCCATTTGCCGTTACCAAGGGAAATGGTTGCTGACTGAACATGAGGATCGAGGCTTTGAGTTTCCAGGAGGTAAAGTGGAGCCGAATGAAGAAGCTGACGAAGCCGCTATACGGGAGATTCATGAAGAGACGGGCGCTGTTGTTCGTGAATTAACGTATATTGGGCAATATCAAGTGCTTGGCAAAGAGAAGGTCATTGTCAAGAATATATATTTCGCTGATATTGAAAGGCTGGAGAAGCAAGACACGTATTATGAAACGAAAGGACCCGTTCTTTTCACTGACTTACCAAGATCAATCGCAAAAAATAAAAATTTCAGTTTTATTATGAAGGATGATGTATTGAAGAAGAGTCTGGAATATTTAAAACATAACGGTTTTATTCCTTAA
- a CDS encoding ABC transporter permease produces the protein MDKRITRLYQLIIFVSFFSLWELASRVRLIDPLIFSSPSSVCQLFLQKISDGSLINHMSITLFETVLGFLLGTFCGILLAAALWWSPRLANVLDPYLVILNAMPKVALAPILIVALGPGMISIVAMGAIISVIITTIVIYTAFQEVDENYLKVMKTFGANKRVVFQEVMLPASIPTMISAIKVNVGLSWVGVIVGEFLVSSKGLGYMIIYGFQVFNFTLVFLSLFIIAIFATIMYQLVEWLERRFLQK, from the coding sequence ATGGATAAACGAATCACACGCCTGTATCAGCTCATCATTTTTGTTAGCTTCTTTTCACTTTGGGAGCTTGCCAGCCGTGTAAGGCTCATTGATCCGCTTATCTTTAGTTCACCATCTTCCGTCTGCCAGTTGTTTTTACAAAAAATATCAGATGGATCATTAATCAATCACATGAGTATTACTTTGTTTGAAACAGTCCTAGGATTTCTGCTTGGCACTTTTTGCGGCATTTTGCTTGCTGCCGCTTTATGGTGGTCACCCCGACTGGCTAATGTCCTTGATCCTTATTTAGTCATTTTAAACGCCATGCCAAAAGTCGCTCTCGCTCCTATCTTAATTGTTGCACTTGGTCCTGGCATGATCAGCATTGTGGCAATGGGAGCGATCATCAGTGTCATTATTACAACCATCGTCATTTACACAGCCTTTCAAGAAGTGGATGAAAATTATTTGAAAGTCATGAAAACATTTGGTGCGAATAAAAGAGTGGTCTTTCAGGAGGTTATGTTGCCTGCAAGTATTCCAACGATGATCTCCGCCATTAAAGTCAATGTTGGACTTTCATGGGTCGGTGTGATCGTGGGAGAATTTTTAGTTTCCTCTAAAGGTTTAGGTTACATGATCATTTACGGATTCCAAGTCTTTAACTTTACACTTGTATTTTTAAGTCTTTTCATCATCGCCATATTTGCCACCATTATGTACCAACTGGTCGAATGGCTCGAGCGCCGCTTCCTTCAAAAATAA